One stretch of Riemerella columbina DNA includes these proteins:
- a CDS encoding N-acetylmuramoyl-L-alanine amidase family protein encodes MNTGSRLFNIKKPLTLLLSLLFLASSAQKKFTIVLDAGHGGSDFGANRKYSDLGHVIEKDIALAVTLKLGALLEKNKDFKVIYTRKSDVYPNLTSRTNLANRSKADLFVSLHCNAVNRNSAYGTETFVQGPDQNDVNLEVAKSENDVIYLDKEDRQTFASYDPKSPESLIALKLQQQKYLERSLIIGSLVEENFTNKDHRYSRGVKQKNLHVLRLNAMPSILIEMGFISNYDEAALLSSYSGQKAIAESIYKAITDYKKLADRAGGQLTANQIPEKPKEQPLKNDFRVLLMSSPDKFNEGDPALKGLNYILTLKENGFYKYYYSTTNYASVKNSNVKTAKDAGFRNAVAISFVPNQKLAQGYYTLEVAVTDRKLGRDSYILNTLNEVERTRNNGKFYYTYGKFYTLEEAVKEMKNLESKGIKNIVIEKKSK; translated from the coding sequence ATGAACACAGGTAGCCGTTTATTTAACATAAAAAAACCTTTAACTCTCCTATTGAGTCTTCTATTTTTAGCCTCTTCCGCACAGAAGAAATTCACCATTGTATTAGATGCAGGGCACGGCGGCAGTGATTTTGGCGCCAATAGAAAATATAGCGATTTAGGTCATGTCATAGAGAAAGATATCGCCTTGGCCGTTACCCTAAAACTCGGTGCGCTATTGGAGAAAAACAAAGATTTTAAGGTTATCTATACCAGAAAAAGTGATGTTTACCCCAACCTGACTTCCAGAACCAACCTTGCCAACCGCTCCAAGGCAGACTTATTCGTCTCTCTCCACTGTAATGCGGTCAATAGAAATTCCGCCTACGGCACCGAAACTTTTGTGCAGGGTCCCGACCAAAACGATGTGAATTTAGAAGTTGCCAAATCTGAAAATGATGTGATTTATTTGGATAAAGAAGACCGACAAACCTTCGCTTCCTATGATCCAAAATCGCCAGAATCGCTGATTGCGCTTAAACTCCAACAACAGAAATATTTAGAACGAAGCCTGATCATCGGTAGTTTGGTGGAAGAGAATTTCACCAATAAAGACCACCGCTATTCCAGAGGGGTTAAACAGAAAAATCTCCATGTGCTCAGGCTTAACGCGATGCCTTCTATTTTAATCGAGATGGGCTTTATCAGCAATTATGATGAAGCGGCGCTGCTGAGCTCCTATTCTGGGCAAAAAGCCATCGCCGAGAGCATCTATAAAGCCATTACCGATTATAAAAAATTAGCCGACCGCGCGGGTGGACAACTTACCGCCAACCAAATTCCTGAAAAACCAAAAGAGCAACCACTCAAAAATGATTTCAGAGTATTATTGATGAGCTCTCCTGATAAATTTAACGAAGGGGATCCTGCCTTAAAAGGGCTCAACTATATCCTCACGCTCAAAGAAAATGGCTTCTATAAATATTATTACAGCACCACCAACTATGCTTCTGTTAAAAATAGCAATGTTAAAACGGCAAAAGATGCTGGATTTAGAAACGCCGTAGCCATCAGTTTTGTTCCTAACCAGAAGTTGGCACAAGGCTATTATACATTAGAAGTTGCAGTAACCGACCGCAAGTTAGGGCGAGATTCTTACATCCTGAACACCCTAAATGAGGTAGAAAGAACCCGCAATAATGGTAAATTCTACTATACTTATGGCAAATTCTACACCTTAGAAGAGGCGGTAAAAGAGATGAAAAACTTAGAATCCAAAGGTATTAAGAACATTGTGATAGAAAAAAAATCAAAATAA
- the rpsT gene encoding 30S ribosomal protein S20, with protein sequence MANHKSALKRIRQNEARRLRNRYYHKTARTAVKVLRNEEDKQVATEKLPKVISLIDKLAKKNIIHKNKAANLKSKLTKHVNKLG encoded by the coding sequence ATGGCAAATCATAAATCAGCACTTAAGAGAATCAGACAAAACGAAGCAAGAAGACTTCGCAACAGATACTATCACAAGACAGCCAGAACTGCTGTAAAAGTATTAAGAAACGAAGAAGACAAACAAGTTGCTACAGAGAAATTACCAAAAGTAATCTCTTTAATCGATAAATTAGCAAAGAAAAATATTATTCATAAGAATAAGGCAGCTAATTTAAAGAGCAAGTTGACTAAGCATGTTAATAAATTAGGTTAA
- the aroQ gene encoding type II 3-dehydroquinate dehydratase, with amino-acid sequence MKILIINGPNLNLLGTREPEIYGNIRMETVLSELQNRYNHEILYYQSNIEGELINRIQEEDYDALIINPGAFTHYSYAIADALANLKKPKIEVHISHIYKREAFRQKSVTAPYTDGIISGFGVKGYHLAVQNLVEG; translated from the coding sequence ATGAAAATACTCATCATCAACGGTCCCAACCTCAACCTCCTCGGCACCAGAGAACCCGAAATTTACGGCAATATCCGTATGGAAACGGTTCTCAGCGAACTACAAAATAGATACAACCACGAGATTTTATACTATCAATCTAATATAGAGGGGGAACTGATCAACAGAATTCAAGAGGAGGATTATGATGCGCTAATCATCAACCCTGGGGCGTTCACGCATTATTCCTACGCCATTGCTGATGCCCTTGCCAATTTAAAAAAGCCTAAAATAGAAGTCCACATCAGCCATATTTACAAAAGGGAAGCTTTTAGACAAAAATCCGTAACCGCGCCCTATACCGATGGTATTATTTCTGGTTTTGGCGTTAAAGGCTACCATTTGGCTGTACAAAATTTGGTTGAGGGGTAG
- the pckA gene encoding phosphoenolpyruvate carboxykinase (ATP) — MEKIRQYLEKNGIKNPTEIVYNPSYERLFQDEMSEANQGFEKGELTDSGAVAVKTGIFTGRSPKDRFIVKDKTTEDTIWWDGKINRPTTDEVFQSCKKLVTDELSNKKLYVVDTFCGTNPDTRLKVRFVMEVAWQAHFVTNMFIRPSHYELEHYGEPDFLVMNGSKVTNPNWEAQGLNSENFVMFNLTEKTQIIGGTWYGGEMKKGMFSMMNYYLPLKGMASMHCSANVGEEGDVAVFFGLSGTGKTTLSADPKRYLIGDDEHGWDDNGVFNYEGGCYAKVIDLSEEKEPDIWRAIKRDALLENVVVKEDGKVDFADGSITENTRVSYPIYHINKIVLPSKAGHAKKIIYLSADAFGVLPPVSILTDEQAQYHFLCGYTSKLAGTERGITEPTPSFSPAFGEAFLSLHPTMYSKTLIGKMKEHGAKAYLVNTGWNGTGKRISLKDTRAIIDAILDGSIDKAETAVIPVMNLEYPTSLPNVTEGILDPRATYADASEWEEKAKFLAAKYIKNFEQYTDTEEGKALVAAGPQL, encoded by the coding sequence ATGGAAAAAATCAGACAGTATTTAGAGAAAAACGGTATTAAAAACCCGACAGAAATCGTTTATAATCCGTCTTATGAAAGGTTATTTCAAGATGAAATGAGCGAGGCTAACCAAGGCTTTGAAAAAGGAGAATTAACCGATTCTGGCGCTGTAGCTGTTAAAACTGGAATTTTTACAGGGCGCTCGCCAAAGGACAGATTTATTGTAAAAGATAAAACCACAGAAGATACCATTTGGTGGGATGGAAAAATCAATAGACCAACCACAGATGAGGTTTTCCAAAGCTGTAAAAAATTGGTTACAGATGAGCTTTCTAACAAAAAACTTTATGTGGTAGACACTTTCTGTGGTACCAACCCCGATACCAGATTAAAAGTAAGATTTGTAATGGAGGTGGCGTGGCAGGCGCATTTTGTGACCAATATGTTCATCCGCCCATCTCACTATGAATTAGAGCATTACGGCGAGCCTGATTTTTTAGTTATGAATGGCTCCAAAGTGACCAACCCGAACTGGGAAGCACAAGGGCTCAATTCAGAAAATTTTGTGATGTTTAACCTAACCGAAAAAACACAAATCATCGGTGGAACTTGGTACGGTGGTGAGATGAAAAAAGGAATGTTCTCTATGATGAACTATTACCTACCGCTTAAAGGTATGGCATCTATGCACTGTTCTGCCAATGTAGGCGAAGAAGGCGATGTAGCGGTATTCTTCGGGCTTTCTGGAACAGGGAAAACCACACTTTCTGCTGACCCTAAGAGATACCTTATCGGTGATGATGAGCACGGTTGGGATGATAATGGCGTGTTCAACTACGAGGGCGGTTGCTATGCTAAAGTGATTGACCTTTCAGAAGAAAAAGAACCAGATATTTGGAGAGCCATCAAGAGAGATGCTTTACTTGAAAATGTGGTGGTAAAAGAAGACGGAAAAGTAGACTTTGCCGATGGTTCTATTACCGAAAATACCAGAGTTTCTTATCCAATTTATCATATCAATAAAATTGTATTGCCATCTAAAGCAGGGCACGCTAAAAAGATTATTTACCTTTCTGCAGATGCTTTCGGGGTATTGCCACCAGTATCTATTTTAACAGATGAGCAGGCACAGTACCACTTCCTTTGCGGTTATACTTCTAAATTAGCAGGTACAGAAAGAGGCATTACAGAGCCTACACCATCTTTCTCTCCAGCGTTTGGTGAGGCGTTTTTATCCCTCCACCCGACTATGTATTCTAAAACTTTAATTGGCAAAATGAAAGAACACGGCGCCAAGGCCTACTTAGTTAATACAGGTTGGAACGGTACGGGTAAGAGAATTTCATTAAAAGACACCAGAGCGATTATTGATGCCATTTTAGATGGTTCTATCGATAAAGCGGAAACTGCAGTGATCCCAGTGATGAATTTAGAATATCCAACATCACTACCGAATGTGACCGAAGGAATTTTAGACCCAAGAGCCACTTATGCTGATGCTTCTGAATGGGAAGAAAAAGCGAAATTTTTGGCAGCTAAATACATTAAAAACTTTGAGCAATATACAGATACTGAGGAAGGTAAAGCTTTAGTAGCTGCAGGACCTCAGTTATAA
- a CDS encoding GYDIA family GHMP kinase, with protein METFFSSGKLLLTSEYMVLEGALALAVPTKLGQSLQVEHQPEREPILLWQAYHQNQLWLSVEIDYQNEDILRTNHPKSAYFVLKVFQTLKKIAPKVFQQGGRYSFKTNLEFPADYGLGSSSTLMANLAKWAKADPYQLNELSLGGSGYDVAVAMLGQSILYQLKNGRQITPVVFAPDFKNELLLIHLNQKQDSREGIRWFKNRAKTQAEVDFFSELTQSVLESRSISDFSELMTAHEAQLSTLLGMPTVKERWFSDCPVFVKSLGAWGGDFVLTRTFSGDQDYFQQKGFSTTYAYSDLVL; from the coding sequence ATGGAAACATTTTTTTCTTCGGGGAAGTTGCTCCTCACTTCGGAATATATGGTGCTGGAAGGCGCATTGGCATTGGCTGTTCCCACAAAATTAGGGCAGTCGCTACAGGTGGAACATCAGCCAGAGCGAGAGCCTATTCTCCTTTGGCAGGCGTATCATCAAAATCAGTTGTGGCTTAGCGTGGAGATAGATTATCAAAATGAGGACATCCTCCGCACCAATCATCCAAAGTCGGCGTATTTCGTGCTTAAAGTTTTCCAAACTTTGAAAAAAATAGCCCCTAAAGTGTTCCAGCAAGGCGGAAGGTACAGTTTCAAAACCAACTTAGAATTTCCAGCCGATTATGGCTTGGGGAGTAGCTCCACGCTGATGGCAAATTTAGCGAAGTGGGCAAAGGCAGATCCCTATCAACTCAACGAATTGAGTTTAGGAGGCAGCGGTTATGATGTCGCAGTAGCGATGTTGGGGCAGTCCATACTCTATCAACTTAAAAATGGACGACAGATAACGCCCGTGGTGTTTGCCCCAGATTTTAAAAACGAATTATTATTGATACACCTCAACCAAAAGCAAGATTCTCGCGAGGGCATTCGTTGGTTTAAAAATAGAGCGAAAACACAGGCAGAAGTGGATTTTTTCTCAGAGCTGACCCAATCGGTGTTGGAGAGCCGCTCTATTTCTGATTTTTCCGAACTGATGACGGCGCACGAGGCTCAACTATCCACTTTATTAGGGATGCCAACGGTAAAAGAGCGTTGGTTTTCAGACTGTCCAGTATTTGTTAAAAGTTTGGGCGCTTGGGGTGGAGATTTTGTGCTTACGAGAACTTTTTCTGGTGATCAAGATTATTTTCAACAAAAAGGATTTTCAACAACCTATGCTTATTCTGATTTAGTTCTTTGA
- the fabD gene encoding ACP S-malonyltransferase, whose product MKALVFPGQGSQFVGMGKELYDSRKDIKEMMESANDILGFNILKMMFSGTDEDLKQTKVTQPAIFIHSVAMVKAIDATGTQMVAGHSLGEFSALVASGVLSFEDGLKLVAQRAEAMQKACDAHPSSMAAILGLEDTKVEAICAEIDGIVVPANYNCPGQLVISGETPAVEEACVKMKEAGAKRALLLPVNGAFHSPLMKPAQDQLAEAIEQTRFRKASFPIYQNITTTAVLDESEIKKNLIAQLTGPVKWTQSVQNMIKDGATTFIEVGPGKTLQGLIKKIDPEVSVSSPM is encoded by the coding sequence ATGAAAGCATTAGTGTTCCCAGGACAGGGGTCTCAGTTTGTAGGCATGGGGAAAGAACTTTACGACAGCCGTAAAGATATTAAAGAGATGATGGAATCCGCAAACGATATTTTAGGATTTAACATCTTGAAAATGATGTTCTCTGGCACAGATGAAGATTTAAAACAAACCAAAGTAACACAACCCGCTATCTTTATCCACTCGGTAGCGATGGTAAAAGCCATAGATGCCACGGGGACTCAGATGGTGGCAGGACACTCGTTGGGCGAGTTTTCGGCATTGGTAGCAAGCGGTGTGTTGTCCTTTGAAGATGGTTTGAAGTTAGTCGCTCAAAGAGCCGAGGCGATGCAAAAAGCCTGCGATGCCCATCCTTCTTCTATGGCGGCTATTTTGGGCTTAGAAGATACCAAAGTGGAAGCCATTTGTGCAGAAATTGATGGCATTGTGGTGCCTGCCAATTACAATTGCCCTGGGCAGTTGGTAATTTCTGGCGAAACCCCAGCCGTGGAAGAGGCTTGCGTTAAAATGAAAGAAGCGGGTGCTAAAAGAGCGTTGCTACTCCCTGTTAATGGGGCTTTCCATTCGCCGTTGATGAAGCCTGCACAAGACCAACTGGCAGAGGCTATAGAGCAAACCCGATTCAGAAAAGCCAGTTTCCCTATTTATCAAAATATCACCACTACGGCGGTTTTAGATGAGTCGGAAATTAAGAAAAACCTTATTGCCCAGCTGACAGGACCTGTAAAATGGACACAGTCGGTGCAAAATATGATTAAAGATGGCGCCACCACTTTTATAGAAGTAGGACCAGGCAAAACTTTACAAGGACTGATAAAAAAAATAGATCCAGAGGTGAGCGTATCCTCACCGATGTAA
- a CDS encoding amino acid ABC transporter substrate-binding protein, with amino-acid sequence MKKILIAPLFLLSFWMQAQTHTVSEKETPYSISRKYGLSLQDLYRLNPEIKDGTLQIGQVIKVGKGAAKTTAQPTKTSTSVKTGTIILQPKQTIYGITRQYHISEAELRALNPRLEMKIGEEVTLPLDKINQYADQRAQTPVTTITSEEVNTQPVETQPASEQRPIGADEYQVQPKDNYYKISRRFKISRKDLFALNPGLEETGLKVGDVIKVRYAENQAPAPTKAAPEQTYSTTSTQDDYVTYTVQSGDTIFGILNRFDVDLEELMRLNPQLADGLKAGMVLKIKKLNPAYIKKNEDALSVVLMLPFGFDTGDAKYRSLSTDFMAGAKLAVEMNAAKGQKLDFRIIDAGNEGSFKKNLMQINTANTDLIIGPLFKSNVIEVLDYVKQSQIPVVAPFANSPEMYDYSNLIIAETDKLIYADRIVKEVKEAFSNQKIYIVAGKSQDNARYIQNQFQKTLKNAEVKIVAQPSEIALEQNMMTGQSAPVIAILADDTDAVGAAFSSKIIDLAKETKGIKAFSMFYTPSFDKKVDELSQASLVYIMDRKINTDGSFEKEVLKAYQNKYCKAPSKYAVIGFDIVNDMLSRENAKGEIFKQMGKSQTQLATKFEFERVKSGGAYVNVGYRVVRLLP; translated from the coding sequence ATGAAAAAAATATTGATAGCACCGCTTTTTCTATTGAGCTTTTGGATGCAGGCTCAAACACATACCGTTTCGGAAAAGGAAACCCCATATTCTATTTCCAGAAAATATGGACTTTCGCTTCAAGATTTGTACCGTCTCAATCCAGAAATTAAGGACGGAACACTCCAAATAGGACAAGTCATTAAAGTGGGGAAAGGCGCCGCCAAAACCACAGCACAACCTACGAAAACCAGCACTTCGGTGAAGACAGGAACCATTATCCTACAGCCTAAACAGACCATTTATGGCATTACGAGACAGTACCACATTTCGGAGGCGGAGCTTAGAGCGCTCAACCCTCGTTTAGAGATGAAAATCGGTGAAGAAGTGACTTTGCCGTTGGATAAAATCAACCAATATGCTGACCAAAGGGCGCAGACACCAGTGACTACGATCACTTCGGAAGAGGTCAATACGCAACCTGTGGAAACGCAACCAGCCTCGGAGCAAAGGCCCATTGGTGCAGATGAATATCAAGTGCAGCCAAAAGACAATTATTATAAAATCAGTCGCCGTTTTAAAATCAGCCGAAAAGATTTATTCGCCCTCAACCCAGGGTTAGAAGAAACAGGGCTAAAAGTAGGCGATGTGATTAAGGTAAGATATGCTGAAAACCAAGCGCCAGCACCTACCAAGGCCGCTCCAGAACAGACTTATAGCACCACAAGTACACAAGATGATTATGTGACATATACCGTGCAAAGTGGCGATACCATTTTCGGAATTCTTAACCGTTTTGATGTTGATTTAGAAGAATTGATGCGCCTCAACCCTCAACTTGCCGATGGCTTGAAAGCAGGAATGGTGCTTAAAATAAAGAAACTCAACCCAGCGTATATCAAGAAAAATGAAGATGCCCTTAGCGTGGTGCTGATGTTGCCCTTCGGTTTTGATACAGGCGATGCGAAGTACAGAAGCCTATCCACAGATTTTATGGCAGGGGCTAAATTGGCGGTGGAGATGAACGCCGCAAAGGGGCAGAAGTTAGATTTCAGAATCATAGATGCTGGCAATGAAGGCTCTTTCAAGAAAAATTTAATGCAAATCAACACGGCAAACACCGATTTAATCATTGGACCGTTATTTAAATCCAATGTGATAGAGGTGTTAGATTATGTGAAACAGAGCCAAATCCCTGTGGTGGCACCGTTTGCCAACAGCCCAGAGATGTATGACTACAGTAATTTAATCATTGCGGAAACGGATAAACTCATCTATGCGGATAGGATTGTAAAAGAGGTTAAGGAGGCGTTTTCTAATCAGAAAATTTACATTGTGGCAGGCAAGTCGCAGGACAATGCTCGCTATATCCAAAACCAATTTCAAAAAACCTTGAAAAATGCAGAGGTTAAAATCGTGGCTCAACCTTCAGAGATCGCATTGGAGCAAAATATGATGACGGGACAGAGCGCACCAGTCATCGCTATTTTAGCCGATGATACTGATGCTGTGGGTGCAGCATTTTCATCAAAAATCATAGATTTAGCCAAAGAAACCAAAGGCATTAAGGCGTTCAGTATGTTCTACACGCCATCTTTTGATAAGAAAGTAGATGAGCTGAGCCAAGCCTCGTTGGTGTACATTATGGACAGAAAAATTAATACCGATGGTAGTTTTGAGAAAGAAGTGCTTAAGGCTTATCAGAATAAATATTGCAAAGCACCATCTAAATACGCCGTGATCGGTTTTGATATTGTGAATGATATGCTCTCCAGAGAGAACGCTAAAGGCGAGATTTTCAAGCAAATGGGTAAATCTCAAACCCAGTTAGCAACCAAATTTGAATTTGAACGCGTGAAGTCTGGCGGCGCCTATGTGAATGTAGGTTACCGCGTGGTAAGGCTTTTACCGTAA
- the bshC gene encoding bacillithiol biosynthesis cysteine-adding enzyme BshC — translation MVTRIPFQNIQSIPPIIKDFLNGRWEDFEPYRFNLDTIKSTIQNKSKFYTPQQREVLHRVITQQYQGIPLSDLQQNHLDLLLEDNTFTVTTGHQLNLFTGPVFFIYKILQTIKTCEYLKNYYPEYHFVPIFWMATEDHDFEEINHFRTPEHYYELNAKAGGAVGRIKVEHPDFVAQFAEDFKDEPLGATLIQWMQRVYRVENTLTQSIRILAQELFSAYGLLLLDGDERQLKTQMIPLFKEELQHQTLEKTTTETVEFLSAEYGKVQVNPREINLFYLSETRNRIEKTNSGYHVVDTPIQFSEEEMMLELERYPERFSPNALLRPAYQETVLPNIAYVGGNAEVAYWLELVNYFKAAGLNFPTLVPRHSLLFISEKTAKKVEKSGWQVEDFLNDVQALFNQKLLDATPLSTLIDEKQRLLQQGFDELKTQAALTEKTFYNLVEAEETRQLKTYERMKKRLLKAERLKNAEQLDWLLRLKEEISPNQQWQERQYNFSTFYKNQGEKWLQTCYQLLNADNSELIVCAI, via the coding sequence ATGGTCACACGCATTCCTTTTCAAAATATCCAAAGTATTCCCCCGATTATTAAAGATTTCTTAAATGGTCGGTGGGAAGATTTTGAGCCTTATCGCTTCAATTTAGACACGATAAAATCCACGATACAAAACAAATCAAAATTCTACACACCGCAACAGCGGGAGGTTCTACACCGTGTGATAACCCAGCAATATCAAGGAATTCCGCTTTCAGATTTACAACAGAATCACCTGGATTTATTGTTGGAAGACAACACTTTTACAGTAACCACAGGGCATCAGCTGAATTTATTTACAGGTCCCGTGTTTTTTATCTATAAGATATTACAAACCATTAAAACTTGCGAATATCTTAAAAATTATTATCCAGAATATCATTTTGTACCGATATTTTGGATGGCAACGGAAGATCATGATTTTGAGGAAATTAACCATTTTAGAACACCAGAGCATTATTATGAGCTCAATGCCAAAGCGGGTGGTGCTGTGGGGCGCATTAAAGTGGAGCATCCAGATTTTGTGGCGCAGTTTGCGGAAGATTTTAAAGATGAACCTTTGGGCGCGACTTTAATACAATGGATGCAGCGGGTGTATCGTGTAGAAAATACACTAACCCAATCGATTAGAATTTTGGCTCAAGAGCTCTTTTCGGCGTATGGTTTACTCTTGTTAGACGGCGATGAGCGACAACTCAAAACCCAAATGATACCGCTCTTCAAAGAGGAATTACAGCATCAAACTTTAGAGAAAACCACCACCGAAACTGTAGAATTTCTCTCCGCAGAGTACGGCAAAGTGCAGGTTAATCCACGAGAAATCAATTTATTCTACCTATCGGAAACGAGAAATAGAATAGAAAAAACAAATAGTGGTTACCATGTTGTGGATACGCCAATTCAATTTTCGGAGGAAGAGATGATGTTGGAATTAGAGCGTTATCCAGAGCGTTTTAGTCCCAATGCCCTTCTCCGCCCTGCCTATCAGGAAACGGTACTCCCCAATATTGCTTATGTGGGCGGCAATGCTGAGGTGGCTTATTGGCTGGAGCTGGTGAACTATTTTAAAGCGGCAGGTCTTAATTTTCCAACTTTGGTACCTCGCCATTCTTTGTTGTTTATTTCTGAGAAAACAGCAAAAAAAGTGGAAAAATCAGGCTGGCAGGTGGAAGATTTCCTTAACGATGTTCAGGCGCTATTCAATCAAAAACTATTGGATGCAACGCCACTTTCCACTTTGATTGATGAAAAACAACGCTTGCTACAACAAGGTTTTGATGAGTTGAAAACGCAAGCCGCTCTGACTGAAAAAACATTTTATAATTTAGTAGAAGCCGAAGAAACCCGCCAACTGAAAACTTACGAAAGGATGAAAAAACGCCTTCTAAAAGCTGAACGCCTCAAAAATGCAGAGCAATTAGACTGGCTATTAAGGCTAAAAGAAGAAATTTCACCCAACCAACAGTGGCAAGAGCGCCAGTATAATTTCAGCACATTTTACAAAAATCAAGGCGAAAAATGGCTCCAAACCTGTTATCAATTGCTCAATGCTGATAATTCTGAGCTGATAGTTTGTGCTATTTAA
- a CDS encoding putative porin — translation MRYIFFILLLWISNIKAQVLRSADGNTKLNEDSLVVDSGRRDSTVVFIPTAQDYQFKTRLGNYKTFDTAFTINQYERFTQYNNQDNFGKIPFLNIGLGFQDLVFSTNEEQNLNLLPTNKFHIIKDIDDILYYDVKTPTTAFVYHNGVNNGGALQSTYTQNIGQNFNFAVEYSGLRSKGFYRRSLAANNRFTISAHYLSKNKKYEAYAHYTHQNINAEENGGINSLDQFLNDSRFKNRENLEVNLSASDSRFSYRRYYYSHEFRPLSSEKFPFKLRHTIYHQGNKYDFNLSTAEAYWQNQGGGQVLSGMPLGSRKYSENLSNTVSLLWDDPRFKLDAGLRHQHLQLGTTNPLKDQLMQENRLGAVGHLDINLWDKLRLNSFLEFSKGNAFGTYLRTANALSFEPIKDYFLDAEANFQSVAPSFNALVNSSPYENFNYQLTDFKNENTLEIGGRLKLKWWGTQVSAKYFRVDHYTYFDALGQPQQSGTALNISQIGGETTLKYGKFHLNPKILVQSALSNTDLFPMPNFIGRLHFYFQTPAFKKAADIQTGLKIYYFSKFNSRVYLPMLNEFGLPNAQSYSIGGQPIASAYFNMKVKRMLIYAEAQHFNTTFMKNQSYTAPYYPITDFRLNLGIVWYLFY, via the coding sequence ATGAGGTACATTTTTTTTATCCTACTATTGTGGATTTCCAATATTAAAGCGCAGGTTTTAAGATCTGCAGATGGTAATACAAAACTAAACGAAGACTCGTTGGTGGTGGATAGCGGGCGCCGAGATTCTACGGTCGTTTTCATCCCAACCGCCCAAGATTACCAATTTAAAACAAGGCTCGGTAACTATAAAACCTTTGATACCGCTTTTACCATCAACCAATATGAGCGCTTTACCCAGTATAATAATCAGGACAATTTTGGGAAAATTCCGTTTTTAAATATCGGTTTAGGCTTTCAGGATTTGGTATTTAGCACCAATGAAGAACAGAATTTAAACCTATTGCCCACCAATAAATTCCACATTATTAAAGACATTGATGACATCCTTTATTACGATGTGAAAACGCCTACCACAGCCTTTGTTTACCACAATGGCGTGAACAATGGCGGCGCTCTCCAATCCACTTATACCCAAAATATAGGGCAAAATTTCAATTTTGCAGTAGAATATTCAGGTTTGCGTTCCAAGGGCTTCTATCGCCGAAGTTTGGCGGCAAATAACCGCTTTACGATTTCCGCCCACTACCTTTCCAAAAATAAAAAATATGAAGCCTACGCCCACTACACCCATCAGAATATCAATGCGGAAGAAAATGGCGGCATCAACAGTTTAGACCAGTTTCTTAACGATTCTCGCTTTAAAAATAGAGAAAATTTAGAGGTCAATCTCTCGGCATCAGATAGCCGATTTTCATACAGAAGATATTATTACAGCCACGAATTCCGCCCATTGAGTAGCGAAAAATTTCCGTTTAAACTGAGGCATACCATTTATCATCAAGGCAACAAATACGATTTTAACCTCTCCACAGCGGAGGCGTATTGGCAGAATCAAGGCGGAGGGCAAGTGCTATCAGGAATGCCTTTGGGGAGCCGAAAATATTCAGAAAATCTAAGCAATACCGTGAGTTTACTTTGGGATGATCCCCGATTTAAATTAGATGCAGGGCTGCGCCATCAGCACTTGCAATTGGGAACGACCAACCCACTCAAAGACCAGTTGATGCAGGAAAATCGCTTGGGAGCTGTGGGGCATTTGGATATCAATCTTTGGGACAAATTACGGCTGAATTCCTTCTTGGAATTTTCTAAGGGGAACGCTTTTGGAACCTATTTGAGAACGGCAAATGCGCTTAGTTTTGAACCGATTAAAGATTATTTTTTAGATGCAGAGGCTAATTTCCAGTCAGTGGCACCCAGTTTTAATGCGTTGGTCAATAGCTCGCCATATGAGAATTTCAACTACCAACTCACCGATTTTAAAAATGAAAATACCTTAGAAATTGGCGGTAGGTTGAAGCTCAAATGGTGGGGTACACAAGTGTCTGCAAAATATTTTAGGGTAGACCACTACACTTATTTTGATGCTCTGGGGCAGCCACAACAGAGCGGAACAGCGCTTAATATTTCTCAAATTGGAGGCGAAACGACGCTCAAATATGGCAAATTTCACTTAAATCCGAAGATTTTGGTGCAGTCGGCGCTGTCTAATACAGATTTATTCCCAATGCCGAATTTTATTGGGCGGTTACATTTCTACTTCCAAACGCCAGCATTTAAAAAGGCTGCCGATATCCAAACAGGGCTTAAGATCTACTATTTTTCAAAATTCAACTCCCGAGTTTATCTCCCTATGCTTAATGAATTTGGACTTCCTAACGCTCAAAGTTACAGCATAGGTGGGCAGCCCATTGCGAGTGCTTACTTTAATATGAAAGTGAAAAGAATGCTGATTTACGCTGAGGCACAGCATTTTAACACCACTTTTATGAAAAATCAATCTTATACCGCCCCCTATTATCCCATTACGGATTTTCGTTTAAATTTGGGCATTGTATGGTATTTGTTTTATTAA